A DNA window from Daucus carota subsp. sativus chromosome 3, DH1 v3.0, whole genome shotgun sequence contains the following coding sequences:
- the LOC108211393 gene encoding iron-sulfur assembly protein IscA-like 2, mitochondrial: MSSSSRSLINRAVPFITSRIRENSRLMIISRRGRCYSSSSTEPLSEPQSSSSSESIQMTDNFVRRMKELQVDEDKEKMLRLSIEAGGCSGFQYNFTLDDKTTSDDRIFERDGVKLVVDKISYDFVKGSTVDYVEELIRSAFQVASNPSAVGGCSCKSSFMIG, encoded by the exons ATGTCTTCTTCATCCAGATCGTTGATTAATCGCGCGGTTCCGTTTATTACATCTCGAATTCGTGAGAATAGTCGATTGATGATAATTAGTAGAAGAGGAAGATGTTATTCATCTTCTTCCACCGAGCCTCTGTCTGAACCTCAATCATCATCCTCCTCCGAATCTATTCAGATGACAGATAATTTTGTTAGG AGGATGAAAGAATTACAAGTAGACGAAGACAAAGAGAAAATGCTTCGGTTAAGCATAGAAGCTGGTGGATGTTCCGGGTTCCAATATAATTTCACGCTTGATGATAAGACTACTTCAGATGACAG GATATTTGAGAGGGACGGTGTTAAACTGGTGGTAGACAAAATTTCATATGACTTTGTAAAAGGCTCGACTGTTGATTATGTGGAGGAACTGATACGTTCTGCATTTCAG GTGGCATCAAATCCAAGTGCAGTTGGTGGATGTAGCTGTAAAAgttccttcatgataggataa
- the LOC108210675 gene encoding alpha carbonic anhydrase 1, chloroplastic-like codes for MASSAFSFFLAMSFIMLNSAFSVHYSQKMQEANKFGYTGGIGPNKWASLNPNFSLCSHGKAQSPIDIATHKAFLDKTLKPLIRVYHASNATLVDNGFNVGIRFNGNVGGFSIDGKKYTLLQMHWHSPSEHRLNGRLMDAELHIVHKADDGSIAVVAVLYKDGDTDPLLAKIQSKLAELTYDRYAKREEGPEIVLATFSTKQMRRKSHKYYRYRGSFTTPPCTENVIWNILGKVRSISKQQVDALRGPLDIACKRNARPVQPLNGRVIELYDEDQ; via the exons ATGGCTTCTTCAGCATTCTCATTCTTCCTCGCAATGTCCTTTATCATGCTCAACAGTGCATTTTCTGTTCATTACTCTCAAA AGATGCAGGAGGCAAATAAATTTGGTTATACTGGAGGTATCGGGCCTAACAAGTGGGCTAGCTTAAACCCGAACTTTTCACTATGCTCTCATGGAAAAGCTCAGTCTCCAATCGACATTGCTACACACAAGGCTTTCCTTGATAAGACTCTGAAACCTTTGATTAGAGTCTATCACGCTTCAAATGCTACTTTGGTCGATAATGGTTTCAATGTTGGG ATACGTTTTAATGGAAATGTTGGAGGATTTAGCATAGACGGCAAAAAGTACACTCTTCTGCAGATGCACTGGCATTCTCCGTCTGAGCACCGACTTAATGGACGCTT AATGGATGCGGAGCTTCATATAGTTCACAAGGCCGATGATGGCAGCATTGCTGTTGTTGCAGTTCTCTACAAGGACGGTGATACTGATCCTCTACTCGCGAAG ATACAGAGTAAGTTAGCCGAACTGACATACGATCGCTATGCTAAAAGAGAAGAGGGTCCTGAAATTGTACTGGCAACATTTAGCACAAAGCAAATGAGGCGAAAGAGCCACAAATATTACAGATACCGAGGTTCTTTCACCACTCCCCCATGCACTGAGAACGTCATCTGGAACATTCTTGGCAAG GTAAGGTCAATATCTAAACAACAAGTAGACGCCCTGAGGGGTCCTCTGGATATTGCTTGCAAGCGCAATGCAAGACCCGTGCAACCACTAAACGGACGAGTAATTGAGCTCTATGATGAAGATCAGTAA
- the LOC108212099 gene encoding uncharacterized protein LOC108212099, which yields MGNCFYLQKIRSIKVMKADGEILEYQAPMKVHQLLAEYAGHAVSKTMPVVKPLQPDDDMLSGQLYYLQPLRVSSLVFEQKNIQHSNSKVVMSKKSAGVLRIKLVIRKDELELMLRKGGDSVSDMVYQIQKIQRAKTVDKLDREGPENCKSWKPVLQSIPEVNQFL from the coding sequence ATGGGAAATTGCTTTTATCTGCAAAAGATCAGGTCCATCAAGGTCATGAAGGCAGATGGTGAAATACTTGAATACCAAGCACCGATGAAAGTACATCAACTGTTAGCAGAATATGCAGGTCATGCAGTATCCAAGACAATGCCAGTGGTGAAGCCTCTTCAGCCAGATGATGATATGCTTTCAGGTCAGTTATACTATCTTCAACCACTTCGGGTTTCTTCACTAGTATTTGAACAGAAAAATATCCAACATTCCAATTCGAAAGTAGTAATGTCAAAGAAAAGTGCTGGAGTTTTAAGGATTAAGCTGGTGATTAGAAAAGATGAGTTGGAAttgatgttaagaaaaggaggAGATTCGGTCAGCGATATGGTTTACCAGATACAAAAGATACAGAGGGCTAAAACAGTCGATAAGCTGGATAGGGAAGGCCCTGAAAACTGTAAATCATGGAAACCGGTGCTGCAAAGTATCCCTGAAGTGAACCAGTTTCTCTAA
- the LOC108213647 gene encoding uncharacterized protein LOC108213647, which produces MERTSEHRREKVVIPAVSRDEEGRKRMEKIEVDSGNVETIRYVEKKLTDKGVHRMDRHPRDGLPIGRQPKGGHGGKYTWEGPLGLENEEDVESIPVALDKNDPNYVEEEEGEEVVGRVEVAKVAQGSEGVARLEVNLESG; this is translated from the coding sequence ATGGAGAGAACATCAGAGCACAGGAGAGAAAAGGTGGTGATCCCAGCAGTGAGCCGCGACGAAGAAGGCCGAAAGCGCATGGAAAAGATCGAGGTGGACTCGGGGAACGTGGAGACGATCAGATACGTGGAGAAGAAGCTGACAGACAAAGGCGTGCACAGGATGGATCGTCACCCGAGAGACGGGCTTCCGATAGGGCGGCAGCCGAAGGGGGGGCACGGTGGTAAGTATACGTGGGAAGGGCCGCTAGGGTTGGAGAATGAGGAGGATGTGGAGTCGATACCTGTGGCTTTGGATAAGAATGATCCTAATTATGTTGAGGAAGAGGAGGGTGAGGAGGTGGTGGGGCGTGTTGAGGTGGCGAAAGTTGCGCAGGGGAGTGAGGGTGTTGCCAGACTCGAGGTTAATCTCGAGTCTGGTTAA
- the LOC108210677 gene encoding uncharacterized protein LOC108210677: MPQVDLEALVAVCRVGSSGRKIACEPLDETDHNHVEKLPDSILLSRNAEFDWLDRNAVLERKDSAKRNAAIRNNSKSSSQRFAKKPKAVIIGLPKTQKNNQFDMRRSKVTNVRLFPPKRSESIEKARAQMKEPSSPKVSCVGRVRSKRSRRRRPEAEEKAKQGKKKGFCANLLALFGLNRGDRSVIKADGLSGTCKKKARENKESVGRNEVVMAPGLGGMARFSSGRRSYEMDQGDGARLSGDSGRSMELKRCGSTRRN; this comes from the coding sequence ATGCCGCAGGTCGATCTCGAAGCCTTGGTTGCAGTTTGTAGAGTCGGGAGCAGCGGCCGCAAGATTGCATGCGAACCACTTGATGAAACTGATCACAACCATGTCGAAAAGCTACCCGACTCAATTCTGTTGTCCAGAAACGCGGAGTTCGATTGGCTAGACCGTAACGCTGTGCTGGAGCGCAAAGATTCTGCTAAACGTAATGCAGCTATTCGTAATAACTCCAAGTCAAGCTCGCAGAGGTTCGCGAAGAAGCCTAAAGCTGTGATCATAGGATTGCCGAAGACTCAGAAGAATAATCAGTTTGATATGCGGAGAAGTAAAGTGACTAATGTTAGATTGTTTCCTCCGAAGAGGTCTGAGTCGATTGAGAAGGCGAGGGCGCAGATGAAGGAGCCGTCGTCGCCTAAGGTGTCTTGTGTAGGCAGAGTTAGATCCAAGAGAAGTCGACGTCGTAGGCCAGAGGCAGAGGAGAAGGCAAAGCAGGGGAAGAAAAAGGGCTTTTGCGCGAATTTGTTGGCGTTGTTTGGGCTAAACAGGGGTGATCGGTCAGTTATTAAGGCTGATGGATTGTCGGGGACATGCAAGAAGAAGGCAAGAGAAAACAAGGAGAGTGTAGGGCGGAATGAGGTGGTGATGGCGCCTGGTTTGGGAGGAATGGCGCGATTTTCATCTGGCAGGAGGTCTTATGAGATGGATCAAGGCGATGGAGCAAGACTGTCCGGTGATTCAGGACGAAGCATGGAACTTAAAAGGTGTGGATCAACAAGGCGGAATTGA